A single region of the Caballeronia insecticola genome encodes:
- a CDS encoding SDR family oxidoreductase produces the protein MDFIKLLTPRAGLRVLITGGASGIGLAIAKAFVSTGARVHVCDVDPKAIDAVSTVSPSITGTRADVANKDDVKRVFEDVQRELGGLDVLINNAGIAGPTGGIDAIDSSDWEKTIDVNLNSQYYFSREAVPMLRHAPDGGVIVFMSSVAGRLGYGFRTPYAATKWAVVGLAKSLAIELGPDNIRVNAVQPGIVKGPRMEGVIAARAKQLGIAYEEMEKQYLAKISLRRMVTQEEVAASVLYLSSPAGSAISGQALSVCGNVETL, from the coding sequence ATGGATTTCATCAAACTTCTCACGCCGCGCGCGGGCTTGCGTGTGCTCATCACGGGCGGCGCGTCGGGCATCGGCCTCGCGATCGCGAAGGCGTTCGTCTCGACGGGCGCACGCGTGCATGTGTGCGACGTCGATCCGAAGGCGATCGACGCGGTATCGACCGTCTCGCCGTCGATCACCGGCACGCGCGCCGACGTCGCGAACAAGGACGACGTGAAGCGCGTCTTCGAAGACGTGCAGCGCGAACTCGGCGGCCTCGATGTGCTGATCAACAACGCGGGCATCGCGGGACCGACAGGCGGCATCGACGCGATCGATTCGTCCGACTGGGAAAAGACCATCGACGTGAATCTGAACAGCCAGTACTACTTCTCGCGCGAAGCCGTGCCGATGCTGCGCCATGCGCCCGATGGCGGTGTGATCGTGTTCATGTCGTCGGTGGCTGGACGTCTCGGCTATGGCTTCCGCACGCCTTATGCCGCGACGAAATGGGCGGTCGTCGGGCTCGCGAAGAGTCTCGCGATCGAACTCGGTCCGGACAACATCCGCGTGAATGCGGTGCAGCCGGGCATCGTCAAGGGACCGCGCATGGAAGGCGTGATCGCCGCGCGCGCGAAGCAGCTCGGCATCGCGTATGAAGAGATGGAGAAGCAGTATCTCGCGAAGATTTCGCTGCGCCGCATGGTCACGCAGGAGGAAGTCGCGGCGAGCGTGCTGTATCTCAGTTCGCCGGCCGGCAGCGCCATTTCGGGTCAGGCGCTCTCCGTCTGCGGCAACGTCGAAACGCTTTGA
- a CDS encoding TauD/TfdA family dioxygenase: MTELTVSASAPELADLRIEPGLPLVVSPRAGADMTLDEAAPLLHRIVAESLEQAGGVRFSGFRVESIEAFQRFAASFGDPLIGYEFASTPRSQVEGAVYTSTEYPPHRSIPLHNEQSYTREWPMRIWFHCALAARTGGATPIADSRAVYRALDPALVERFARRELLYVRNFGQGLDLPWQNAFGTEDPREVERICAARGIACAWRDSDDGERLLRTEERCQAVARHPRTGDRVWFNQANLFHLSSLDEDMQEALVDAVGLENVPRNVYYGDGAPLEADALAEIRAVLDAQRVVFPWLTGDVLMLDNMLTAHARDPFDGPRRVVVAMARSYREAR; encoded by the coding sequence ATGACCGAACTCACCGTTTCCGCGTCCGCGCCCGAACTCGCCGATCTGCGTATCGAGCCGGGTCTGCCGCTCGTCGTGTCGCCGCGCGCGGGCGCCGACATGACGCTCGACGAGGCCGCGCCGCTGTTGCATCGAATCGTCGCCGAGTCGCTCGAACAGGCGGGCGGCGTGCGCTTCAGCGGCTTTCGCGTCGAGTCGATCGAGGCGTTTCAGCGCTTCGCCGCGTCGTTCGGCGATCCGCTGATCGGCTACGAATTCGCCTCGACGCCGCGCAGCCAGGTCGAAGGCGCGGTGTACACATCGACGGAATATCCGCCGCATCGCTCGATTCCGCTGCACAACGAGCAGTCGTACACGCGCGAATGGCCGATGCGCATCTGGTTCCACTGCGCGCTCGCCGCGCGCACGGGCGGCGCGACGCCGATTGCCGACAGCCGCGCGGTGTATCGCGCGCTCGACCCGGCGCTCGTCGAACGCTTCGCACGACGCGAACTGCTGTACGTGCGCAACTTCGGCCAGGGGCTCGATCTGCCGTGGCAGAACGCGTTCGGCACCGAAGACCCGCGCGAAGTGGAGCGCATTTGCGCGGCGCGCGGCATCGCGTGCGCATGGCGCGACAGCGACGACGGCGAACGGCTGCTGCGCACCGAGGAACGCTGTCAGGCGGTCGCGCGCCATCCGCGCACCGGCGACAGGGTCTGGTTCAATCAGGCGAATCTGTTCCATCTCTCATCGCTCGATGAAGACATGCAGGAAGCGCTCGTCGATGCCGTCGGCCTGGAGAACGTGCCGCGCAACGTCTATTACGGCGACGGCGCGCCGCTCGAAGCCGACGCGCTCGCCGAAATCCGCGCGGTGCTCGATGCGCAGCGCGTCGTGTTTCCGTGGCTCACCGGCGACGTGCTGATGCTCGACAACATGCTCACCGCGCACGCGCGCGATCCGTTCGACGGGCCGCGCAGAGTCGTCGTCGCGATGGCGCGCAGCTATCGCGAGGCGCGATGA
- a CDS encoding ABC transporter ATP-binding protein, producing the protein MTLRTALRARSLTVGYRDDVVLENLDIDIAAGRVTALCGPNGCGKSTLLRTLAGLQTARAGQVDVNGKPIASMRRRALARTLTMLAQFNQIPAGLTVRELVAYGRYAHGGWMRGLSTLRRADHAAIDAALHASGLTDDASRDVAALSGGERQRAWIAMALAQEAPIVLLDEPTTYLDIHHQLDILRELRRLNRERGLTIVWVLHDLNQAAAFSDEIVLMRAGRIVAQGTPEAMIDPRHLQETFGVRMLRVSHPQTGAPMCVPAYEGVAESAKTRDIAA; encoded by the coding sequence ATGACGTTACGTACGGCGCTTCGTGCGCGTTCGCTGACCGTCGGTTATCGCGACGATGTGGTGCTGGAGAATCTCGATATCGATATCGCCGCGGGCCGCGTCACCGCGTTGTGCGGTCCGAACGGCTGCGGCAAGAGCACGCTGTTGCGCACGCTCGCGGGCCTGCAAACGGCGCGCGCGGGTCAGGTGGACGTGAACGGCAAGCCGATTGCGTCGATGCGGCGCCGTGCGCTGGCCCGCACGCTCACGATGCTCGCGCAGTTCAACCAGATTCCCGCGGGCCTGACGGTGCGCGAACTGGTCGCCTACGGACGCTACGCGCACGGCGGCTGGATGCGCGGTCTCTCGACACTGCGCCGCGCGGACCACGCGGCCATCGACGCGGCGCTCCACGCGAGCGGCCTCACCGACGACGCTTCACGCGACGTCGCCGCGCTCTCGGGCGGCGAGCGTCAGCGCGCGTGGATTGCGATGGCGCTCGCGCAGGAAGCGCCCATCGTGCTGCTCGACGAACCGACCACTTATCTCGACATCCATCATCAGCTCGATATTCTGCGCGAACTGCGGCGGCTCAATCGCGAGCGCGGCCTGACGATCGTCTGGGTGCTGCACGATCTGAATCAGGCGGCTGCGTTCTCCGATGAAATCGTGCTGATGCGCGCGGGGCGCATCGTCGCGCAAGGCACGCCCGAAGCGATGATCGATCCGCGCCACTTGCAGGAGACGTTCGGCGTGCGCATGCTGCGCGTGTCGCATCCGCAGACCGGTGCGCCGATGTGCGTGCCCGCCTACGAAGGCGTCGCCGAATCGGCGAAAACGAGGGACATTGCCGCATGA
- a CDS encoding RNA polymerase factor sigma-70: MAYMRVQPAVSKYASTSPPPSSNLSLSAYWRPPVTRAVPKPPPQESAADAPSLLDLAVANRQMLVNIARGVLGCASRAEDVVHDVFVSLIDLRQQDGVRQPMGYIARMVRNASIDACRRLSLENTYRADEEDGLDVPSQELTPEACVQARDTLRRVCDALAQLPDRSRTAFEMVRVREETLQSTARALNVSQTLVHFMVRDAEKHCADCLDAGERNVACPVFVGGRARRR; encoded by the coding sequence ATGGCTTACATGCGCGTCCAGCCGGCAGTGTCGAAATATGCATCGACCTCGCCGCCGCCTTCGTCGAATCTGTCGCTTTCAGCGTACTGGCGTCCGCCCGTCACGCGCGCCGTTCCCAAGCCGCCGCCGCAGGAAAGCGCGGCCGACGCGCCGAGCCTGCTCGATCTCGCCGTCGCCAACCGGCAGATGCTCGTGAACATCGCGCGCGGCGTGCTCGGTTGCGCGAGCCGCGCCGAAGACGTGGTGCACGACGTCTTCGTGAGTCTCATCGACTTGCGGCAACAGGACGGCGTGCGCCAGCCGATGGGTTACATCGCGCGGATGGTGCGCAATGCATCGATCGACGCATGCCGGCGCCTCAGCCTCGAAAACACCTATCGCGCCGATGAGGAAGACGGGCTCGACGTACCGTCGCAGGAACTCACGCCCGAAGCGTGCGTGCAGGCGCGCGACACGCTGCGCCGCGTCTGCGATGCGCTCGCGCAATTGCCCGACCGCAGCCGCACCGCGTTCGAAATGGTGCGCGTGCGCGAAGAAACGCTGCAGAGCACGGCGCGCGCGCTGAACGTCTCGCAGACGCTCGTGCACTTCATGGTCCGCGACGCCGAAAAGCATTGCGCCGATTGCCTCGATGCGGGCGAGCGCAATGTCGCGTGTCCGGTGTTCGTCGGCGGGCGGGCGCGTCGGCGCTGA
- a CDS encoding ABC transporter ATP-binding protein, whose amino-acid sequence MRPADPDVSPALECRRLTKTYGSGRIVLDELDFALGAGEFVAIMGDSGVGKSTLLNLIAGLDTAESGDVLIDGARISNLSDDAATRLRRQKLGFVFQAFHVLPHLTLYQNVAVPLLLNGLPPAPARAMLAAVGLDGRDDDLPRQLSGGELQRVAIARALVHRPRLILADEPTGNLDPQTAHEVLGLLRAEIRATGAAAVMVTHSEAAAAFADRVLILADGALHAAALAR is encoded by the coding sequence ATGCGACCTGCCGATCCCGACGTCTCTCCCGCCCTCGAATGCCGCCGCCTCACGAAGACCTACGGCAGCGGCCGCATCGTGCTCGACGAACTCGACTTCGCGCTCGGCGCGGGGGAATTCGTCGCGATCATGGGCGACTCGGGCGTCGGCAAATCGACGCTGCTGAACCTGATCGCGGGTCTCGATACCGCCGAGAGCGGCGACGTGCTGATCGACGGCGCGCGCATCTCGAACCTGTCCGACGATGCCGCCACGCGCCTGCGTCGTCAGAAACTCGGCTTCGTGTTTCAGGCGTTTCACGTGTTGCCGCATCTGACGCTGTATCAGAACGTCGCGGTGCCGCTGCTGCTGAACGGCTTGCCGCCCGCGCCCGCGCGCGCGATGCTCGCGGCGGTCGGCCTCGACGGGCGCGACGACGACCTGCCGCGTCAGCTTTCCGGCGGCGAGTTGCAGCGCGTGGCGATTGCGCGGGCGCTCGTGCACCGGCCGCGCCTGATTCTCGCCGATGAACCCACCGGCAATCTCGATCCGCAGACCGCGCACGAAGTCCTCGGCTTGCTGCGCGCCGAAATCCGGGCGACGGGCGCGGCGGCGGTCATGGTCACGCACTCGGAGGCGGCCGCCGCTTTCGCCGACCGCGTGCTGATTCTCGCCGACGGCGCCTTGCACGCCGCCGCGCTCGCGCGATGA
- a CDS encoding FtsX-like permease family protein codes for MTGAAVTRRPFDTLTRWLLDAQWRSHRGRALVAVLTIALGVGLGYAVQLINGAAFNEFSAAARSLSGQADLQVRGAQPFIDENVYPRLATHAGVAVASPVLEVDVAVPGKSAPLKVLGIDVFRAKRIAPDLTGVPSPQAPFDVLANDAIFLSPAAQTWLGTRDGAQVDLQSGTSPVRLRVAGGIARTRPGQRIAVMDIAAVQTRFGFAGKLSRVDLQLARGVDRDAFRQTLQREFGAGLVVTETRDVESRTDRLSRAYRINMNVLALVALFTGAFLVFSTQAAGVVRRRAQFAMLRVLGMTRASLVRQIMLEGALLGVAGGVLGIALGFAVAALALRFFGSDLGGGYFPGVEPRVAFEPVASAIFLTLGIGVALAGTLVPALEAARARPAPALKAGSEEAALAPLGKPWPALACLAAGAALTQAPPVFDAPIAGYVAVALLLVGGIALMPRLTAIAFRLAPQPRNAVATLALARLANAPGQASIAMGGVLSSFTLIVAMAIMVTSFRVSVEDWLAHLLSADLYVRMASSGDTGGLRPDQQLQLAAANGVAHAAFSRTSKLTLDAANPPVALIARELDAADPGATLQMTGDVLPPAAWRADETPVWASEAMSDLYGYRVGERVTLPVGGARERFVVAGIWRDYVRQTGALQMRREDYRRLTGDATATDIAVTLRAGASVAQVIDAIKKLPFGETLEFSQPGEIRARSLTIFDRSFAVTYLLEAVAIVIGLFGVGATFSMQTLARAREFGMLRHVGVTRTQILALLAAEAGWLTLLGIALGCVLGFAISLILVFVVNPQSFHWSMSLHIPWTMIAVIACVMLVSSCATAVLSGRRAVSVDAVRAVREDW; via the coding sequence ATGACGGGCGCCGCCGTCACGCGCCGTCCGTTCGATACGCTCACGCGCTGGCTGCTCGACGCGCAATGGCGCAGTCATCGCGGGCGCGCGCTCGTCGCCGTGCTGACCATCGCGCTCGGCGTCGGGCTTGGCTATGCGGTGCAACTCATCAACGGCGCGGCGTTCAACGAATTTTCGGCGGCCGCGCGCAGCCTTTCCGGACAAGCCGACTTGCAGGTGCGCGGCGCGCAGCCCTTCATCGACGAAAACGTCTATCCGCGGCTGGCGACGCACGCGGGCGTTGCGGTCGCGAGTCCGGTGCTCGAAGTCGATGTCGCCGTGCCCGGCAAAAGCGCGCCGCTCAAGGTGCTCGGCATCGACGTGTTTCGCGCGAAGCGTATCGCGCCCGATCTGACCGGCGTGCCGTCGCCGCAAGCGCCGTTCGACGTGCTCGCGAACGACGCCATCTTTCTGTCGCCCGCCGCGCAAACCTGGCTCGGCACGCGCGACGGCGCGCAGGTCGATTTGCAGAGCGGCACGTCGCCGGTGCGCTTGCGTGTGGCGGGCGGCATCGCGCGCACGCGTCCGGGGCAACGCATCGCCGTGATGGATATCGCCGCCGTGCAGACGCGTTTCGGGTTCGCGGGCAAGCTCTCGCGCGTCGATCTGCAACTCGCGCGCGGCGTCGATCGCGATGCGTTCCGCCAAACGCTGCAACGCGAATTCGGCGCGGGTCTCGTCGTCACGGAAACGCGCGATGTCGAAAGCCGCACGGATCGTCTGTCGCGCGCGTATCGCATCAACATGAACGTGCTGGCGCTGGTCGCGCTGTTCACGGGCGCGTTTCTCGTGTTTTCGACGCAGGCGGCGGGCGTGGTGCGCCGCCGCGCGCAATTCGCGATGCTGCGCGTGCTCGGCATGACGCGCGCGTCGCTCGTGCGGCAGATCATGCTCGAAGGCGCGCTGCTCGGCGTGGCGGGCGGCGTGCTCGGCATCGCGCTGGGGTTCGCGGTCGCGGCGCTCGCGCTGCGCTTTTTCGGCAGCGATCTCGGCGGCGGCTACTTTCCGGGCGTCGAGCCGCGCGTCGCGTTCGAGCCGGTCGCGAGCGCGATCTTTCTTACGCTCGGCATCGGCGTGGCGCTCGCGGGCACGCTCGTTCCCGCGCTCGAAGCCGCGCGCGCCCGGCCCGCGCCCGCGCTCAAGGCCGGCAGCGAGGAAGCCGCGCTCGCGCCGCTCGGCAAGCCGTGGCCGGCGCTCGCGTGTCTCGCGGCAGGCGCGGCGCTCACGCAGGCGCCGCCCGTGTTCGATGCGCCTATCGCCGGATATGTTGCCGTCGCGCTGTTGCTGGTCGGCGGCATCGCGCTGATGCCGCGCCTCACCGCAATCGCGTTCCGCCTCGCGCCGCAGCCGCGCAACGCGGTGGCGACGCTCGCGCTCGCGCGCCTCGCCAACGCGCCGGGACAGGCGTCGATCGCAATGGGCGGCGTGCTGTCGAGCTTCACGCTGATCGTCGCGATGGCGATCATGGTGACGAGCTTCCGCGTGTCCGTCGAAGATTGGCTCGCGCATTTGCTGTCCGCCGATCTCTACGTGCGCATGGCGTCGAGCGGCGACACCGGCGGCCTGCGTCCCGATCAGCAATTGCAACTCGCCGCCGCGAACGGCGTGGCGCACGCGGCGTTCTCGCGCACGTCGAAACTGACGCTCGATGCCGCGAATCCGCCCGTCGCGCTGATTGCCCGCGAACTCGACGCCGCCGACCCCGGCGCGACGCTGCAAATGACCGGCGACGTGTTGCCGCCTGCCGCGTGGCGCGCGGACGAGACGCCGGTCTGGGCCTCGGAAGCGATGAGCGATCTGTACGGCTATCGCGTTGGCGAGCGGGTGACGTTGCCGGTCGGCGGGGCGCGCGAGCGTTTCGTCGTCGCGGGCATCTGGCGCGACTATGTGCGTCAGACGGGCGCGCTGCAAATGCGCCGCGAAGACTACCGGCGCCTGACCGGCGACGCGACCGCGACCGACATCGCCGTCACGTTGCGCGCGGGCGCGAGCGTCGCGCAGGTCATCGACGCGATCAAAAAGCTGCCCTTCGGCGAGACGCTCGAGTTCTCGCAACCCGGCGAGATTCGCGCGCGCTCGCTGACCATTTTCGACCGGAGCTTTGCCGTGACGTATCTGCTCGAAGCCGTGGCGATCGTGATCGGACTCTTCGGCGTCGGCGCGACGTTTTCGATGCAGACGCTCGCGCGCGCCCGCGAATTCGGCATGCTGCGGCACGTCGGCGTCACGCGCACGCAGATTCTCGCGCTGCTCGCGGCGGAGGCGGGCTGGCTCACGCTGCTCGGCATCGCGCTCGGCTGCGTGCTCGGCTTCGCGATCAGCCTGATTCTCGTGTTCGTCGTGAATCCGCAGTCGTTTCACTGGAGCATGTCGCTGCATATTCCATGGACGATGATCGCGGTCATCGCCTGCGTGATGCTCGTGTCTTCTTGCGCGACGGCGGTGCTGTCGGGGCGGCGCGCCGTTTCCGTCGATGCGGTGCGTGCCGTGCGGGAGGACTGGTGA
- a CDS encoding MbtH family protein: MTQQQNLAADDLVYTVVINEEEQFSIWPTFRDVPAGWREAGVRGPKAECLAYIEKTWTDMRPASLRRHMDAVSAQAKARLN; the protein is encoded by the coding sequence ATGACGCAACAACAGAACCTTGCAGCGGACGATCTCGTCTACACGGTCGTCATCAACGAGGAAGAGCAGTTCTCGATCTGGCCGACGTTCCGCGACGTGCCCGCCGGCTGGCGCGAAGCCGGCGTGCGCGGCCCGAAGGCCGAGTGTCTCGCCTACATCGAAAAGACCTGGACCGATATGCGTCCCGCGAGCCTGCGTCGTCACATGGACGCTGTCAGCGCGCAGGCCAAAGCGCGCCTCAACTGA
- a CDS encoding GGDEF domain-containing protein, translating into MDHQTEVFTLPRGRAATWLLHAGADIPRAIRVALVGSLFGTLPIFAGGVLNTVAVAWVLDRRHPTMSFHIWLALEVAVCLVRLMVLVVARRRARARKPTPTDTYVLLAPLWGATVGYGALVSVLSGDWVAATLSFLSAAAMVGGICFRNFGAPRLVAVMIFLSLGPCCIGAVLSGEPTLWLTLLQIPFYLFAMSAAAWRLNGMLVSTMKAEQENDRRARHDELTGLLNRAGLFQAVRSRAPGHARDSARTALLYLDLDGFKSVNDAHGHEVGDTLLALVARRLRHLSGDASLVARLGGDEFVIVTEPHADPLALADVLVRELARPFHTDGDVPLRIGVSIGIAMFDHHHDELDGVLRDADNALYEAKRAGKSRWVAAGARVEVKAVA; encoded by the coding sequence ATGGACCATCAGACTGAGGTGTTCACCCTGCCGCGCGGACGTGCGGCCACGTGGTTGCTGCACGCGGGAGCCGACATTCCCCGCGCGATCCGCGTCGCCCTTGTCGGGAGCCTGTTCGGCACCTTGCCGATCTTCGCGGGCGGCGTGCTCAATACGGTCGCCGTCGCCTGGGTGCTCGACCGCCGGCATCCGACGATGTCCTTCCACATCTGGCTCGCGCTCGAAGTGGCCGTGTGTCTCGTGCGGCTGATGGTGCTGGTCGTCGCGCGGCGGCGGGCGCGTGCGCGCAAGCCCACGCCGACCGATACCTACGTGCTGCTCGCGCCGCTCTGGGGCGCGACGGTCGGTTACGGCGCGCTCGTCTCCGTGCTCTCCGGCGACTGGGTCGCGGCGACGCTCTCGTTTCTGTCGGCGGCGGCGATGGTCGGCGGCATCTGCTTCCGCAATTTCGGCGCGCCGCGGCTCGTCGCGGTGATGATCTTTCTGTCGCTCGGGCCGTGCTGCATCGGCGCGGTGTTGTCCGGCGAGCCGACGCTGTGGCTCACGCTGCTGCAAATCCCCTTTTATCTTTTCGCGATGAGCGCCGCCGCGTGGCGTCTGAACGGCATGCTCGTCTCGACGATGAAAGCCGAACAGGAAAACGACCGCCGCGCACGCCACGACGAACTGACCGGCCTGCTCAATCGCGCCGGGCTGTTTCAGGCGGTGCGTTCGCGCGCGCCGGGACATGCGCGCGACAGTGCGCGCACGGCGCTGCTCTATCTCGATCTCGACGGCTTCAAGTCCGTCAACGATGCCCACGGCCACGAAGTCGGCGACACGCTGCTCGCGCTTGTCGCCCGTCGCTTGCGGCATTTGTCGGGCGATGCGTCGCTGGTCGCGCGGCTGGGCGGCGACGAGTTCGTGATCGTCACGGAGCCGCACGCCGATCCGCTCGCGCTCGCGGATGTCCTCGTGCGCGAACTGGCGAGGCCTTTCCACACCGATGGCGACGTGCCGCTGCGGATCGGCGTGAGCATCGGCATCGCGATGTTCGATCATCATCACGACGAACTCGACGGCGTACTCCGCGACGCCGACAACGCGCTCTACGAAGCGAAACGCGCGGGCAAGAGCCGCTGGGTCGCGGCGGGCGCACGCGTGGAGGTCAAGGCGGTTGCGTGA
- a CDS encoding lipocalin-like domain-containing protein, producing MRAWLFALLFASLFASMSTLAAAQTFAPVVPGHAIDWPKDSGAHPPFRTEWWYATGWLDTPDHQPLGFQITFFRSNTGKGNNGNGTNNVSAFDPAQLIIAHAALSDPAYGRLVHDQNVARQGFGLAYAKEGNTNVKLDAWRMTRAPDGSYAVQADAAGFALHLTFTPTQAPMIQGEQGYSRKGPSPEQASYYYSEPQLTVTGSVTRPSAAANGSAKTNASIAVTGRAWLDHEWSSTLLPPDAAGWDWLGANLDDGAALMAFKVRSRDGHAVWAHAALRDRTGRTTPFGPGDVEFTPERQWRSPRTNTVYPVAMNVRVGAMHWRLSPLIDDQELDSRDSTGALYWEGAVRLDGDGGSGRGYLELTGYAKTLEMEKR from the coding sequence ATGCGTGCGTGGCTGTTTGCGTTGCTGTTCGCGTCGCTGTTCGCGTCGATGAGCACGCTCGCCGCCGCCCAGACGTTTGCGCCCGTCGTGCCGGGACACGCGATCGACTGGCCGAAGGACAGCGGCGCGCATCCGCCGTTTCGCACCGAATGGTGGTACGCGACCGGCTGGCTCGACACGCCGGATCATCAGCCGCTCGGGTTTCAGATCACGTTCTTTCGCTCGAACACGGGCAAGGGCAACAACGGTAACGGCACTAACAACGTGAGCGCGTTCGATCCGGCGCAGTTGATCATCGCGCATGCGGCGCTGTCCGATCCCGCTTACGGGCGGCTCGTGCACGATCAGAACGTCGCGCGCCAGGGCTTCGGCCTGGCCTATGCGAAGGAAGGCAACACCAATGTCAAACTCGACGCATGGCGCATGACGCGCGCGCCCGACGGCAGCTACGCGGTGCAGGCCGATGCCGCGGGCTTCGCGCTGCATCTCACCTTCACGCCGACACAAGCGCCGATGATCCAGGGCGAGCAAGGCTATTCGCGCAAAGGACCGTCGCCGGAACAGGCGAGCTACTACTACAGCGAGCCGCAACTCACGGTGACGGGCAGCGTGACGCGCCCGTCGGCGGCGGCGAACGGGAGTGCGAAGACGAATGCGAGCATCGCGGTGACGGGCCGCGCGTGGCTCGATCACGAATGGTCGAGCACGCTGTTGCCGCCCGATGCGGCCGGCTGGGACTGGCTCGGCGCGAATCTCGACGACGGCGCCGCGCTGATGGCGTTCAAGGTCCGCTCCCGCGACGGTCACGCGGTCTGGGCGCATGCCGCGCTGCGCGACCGCACAGGCCGCACGACGCCATTCGGCCCGGGCGATGTCGAGTTCACGCCCGAACGCCAGTGGCGCTCGCCGCGCACGAACACGGTGTATCCGGTCGCGATGAACGTGCGCGTCGGTGCGATGCACTGGCGGCTGAGTCCGCTCATCGACGATCAGGAACTCGATTCGCGCGATTCGACCGGCGCGCTGTATTGGGAAGGCGCGGTCAGGCTGGATGGCGACGGCGGGTCCGGGCGCGGCTATCTCGAACTGACGGGGTATGCGAAGACGCTGGAGATGGAGAAGCGGTGA
- a CDS encoding GntR family transcriptional regulator: protein MAPRSSTQPIPQLEIIATETMASKVYQQLREAIMAGSFTAGQPLSLRGVAEAVGLSTMPVRAALTRLRAEGALVDGPSRGLMVPPMTPDLLEELRDVRIALEGCVAERAAARMNHDDVGAVQRIFDEMNAHVEADDARAYLRCNFAFHTSIYRHGASEMTLATIQNMWMRIGPFLNMVAPDVAHMRVSMEAHRQIIDALWRRDGAAAREGIARDIRDAARDLETRLRSQDEAPRRQAHR from the coding sequence GTGGCACCCCGATCTTCAACGCAACCCATCCCGCAACTCGAAATCATCGCCACGGAAACCATGGCGTCGAAGGTCTATCAGCAACTGCGCGAAGCCATCATGGCCGGCAGCTTCACGGCCGGACAGCCGCTGAGCCTGCGCGGCGTCGCCGAGGCGGTCGGATTGTCGACCATGCCGGTGCGCGCCGCGCTCACGCGATTGCGTGCGGAAGGCGCGCTCGTCGATGGCCCGTCGCGCGGCCTCATGGTCCCGCCGATGACGCCCGACTTGCTCGAAGAACTGCGCGACGTGCGTATCGCACTGGAAGGCTGTGTTGCGGAACGAGCGGCCGCGCGCATGAACCACGACGATGTCGGGGCCGTGCAGCGCATCTTCGACGAGATGAACGCCCACGTCGAAGCCGACGACGCGCGCGCCTATCTGCGCTGCAATTTCGCGTTCCATACGAGCATTTACCGGCACGGCGCAAGCGAGATGACGCTCGCGACCATTCAGAACATGTGGATGCGCATCGGTCCGTTTCTGAACATGGTCGCGCCGGATGTCGCGCATATGCGTGTGTCGATGGAAGCGCACCGGCAGATCATCGATGCGCTCTGGCGGCGCGACGGCGCGGCGGCGCGTGAAGGCATCGCGCGCGATATCCGCGATGCGGCGCGCGACCTCGAAACGCGTCTGCGCTCGCAGGACGAAGCGCCGCGGCGTCAGGCGCATCGCTGA